DNA sequence from the Gammaproteobacteria bacterium genome:
ATTGCCTGCTGGAGGGTGCCGCCTTCATCAGTGAGTTCACTGAGGGAGATGTTATCTGCTCCCTCAAACTCAATGGAGATCTGGATGATTTTGTTGATTTCGGCTGTCGCCAGTGAGTAATCATTTTTGATGCGTGCCACCGACTCATTTAACAGATCCGCCACCCGCTGGCCCAGATATTGTTGTGCAGAGTCCATCTGTAGTGATTTGATAAAGTCGCTGATTTGCGAGATCGGTTTAGTCTGTTGCTCAAGTGTTCCGGCATTGCCTGATTGAGCCAGCTCAAGGGAGAGCTGATCCATCGCCTGGTTGATGCGCTCGATAACCTGTTGATCAAGGCGCTGTAGCGGGGTGAGTTGGTCGGCAGGCAGGGCCTGTTGCAGGTAACGAATAACGCTATCTTGCTGGTTTAGTTGTGCCACGGTTGTCTGCCACTCGGCAGTCGTCGGGGTCTTTAACCAGATGATATCCAACCCGTTACGCTGCTGTTGTGCCATTTCGGTGAGTGGGCTGATTTCGTTATCAGCGATGCGAATTTTTAGATACTCTGAGCGGTCTATTTCCAGCAGGCGAGGCTCCACAGCACTGGCTAGGCGGCTGTTGAGGGTGCGTCCGTGCTCATAAAACTGCCCGAGGTTTTTCAAATCATCCAATGAACGGCCGTTTGAGGTGTTGATAAACTGAGTTTTTAAGCGTTGGTACTCCGCCTCCCAAGCCTCTTTTAGCTGCCCAACCAACTGTTGTTTGAAGTCGGTGACAGCTTCTGGATAGAAGTAGACGTTGCCGTTGCGGCGGTTTTTTACCGCATCAATCTCTTTGACTATACGGTCAATATTGAGAATATGCTGCACCCATTCGGTAAATTTTTCGGGGGTAGGGTTGGCTAGGTTTGTGGCGTTACCATTTGCGTTCATCAGGTGGCGAAGGTAGTAGCTGATAACATCCTGACTATTGAGATCACCGTCGTGGTTGAGGTCAATCTCATCCGGATTTTGGCTGTTTATTAATGCGGCCAAACGTTGCAGGCGTGAGGCTTGCAGCATCCCCTGATATCCTTGGTCAGTGTTGCCGGCTCGTTCTGTAAGCTCGGCCAAATCGGCCATAAAGGTCTCATCTGAGCCGCAACCCAAGGCGATGAGATTACTCTCGATCTCCAGAGCCATTTCAAGGTCGCTTGGCAGCAACACATAATTTGGCTGATTGATTTTGCTTTGAAAGTGTTCTTTAACTTCTACCAGGGTTGGGCAGACATTCTCTCCCAGTATGTAGGTGTCGGTGGATCTGTTTAGGTGTTGGTCAAGCTGTTGCATCTCAAACTCTATATCGATCAGCTTGGCAAGATTATTGACCAAGGTGTCATTCAGTGCCGAGTTGAGATCAACACCCTGCAACTGTTGCTGATAGAGGCGGTGCTTGAGTTGCAGCAGCTCTCTGAATTTATTGTGGTAGTTGTTATTTGGCAAAAACTCGCTGGCGTGCAGTCGACGGCTCAAGTGCGCTATTTTGTAGCCCGGTGAGGCGCTCTCATTCTCTTTCCAGTCGTTTTGCTGAGCAAGGTCGGTGAGGTAGAGGTCATACTCATTGAACTGTTTGATCATCAGCAGGTTGATGATTCTGGCGGTCATATAACGGTACTGCGCTTGCAGCTCCTCATCTGGCAGGCCGGCCTCAGCTGCGCGTTGCACCAGTGCATCTAGTTGGGTAAGCCCTTGCTCACTCGGGTTTTGCAGCAGGCTCTGTTCCAGTGCAAAAATATCGCGCCAGAATTGATGTTTAAGTGCTCTGTTAACACCTGCCACCGGGGTGATTACGGGGCGGCTGGCCAGATCGATATCCACATAGCCTTGGCTCTGTGCATAGTCGGTGATCCACTGGTATTCGAACCGCTGATCAACTTTTTTGGGGGGTGGGCAGTTGCTCCACGTGACGTTTTTATCGCTGCAATATTGAATGGTTACCTGGCGAATATTGAGGCTGTGGTCTGGGTTGTCGGTTGTTTTACGGCTGCTCTGGGTGATGAGCAGGTTATCCTCCCGCGTGCCGTGAATACGTTGCGTATCGCCGTTATTCAGGGTGATCAACTGGCTGCCATCGGCCTGTTGTTCAGTGGCGGCGATCTCCCCCGGTGTAAGCGAGCTGGCGGCGCTGACCGACAGCGAACTGTGGCCCAATGTGATCTCACCCGCATTTTCACCTGTTAGGTTGATGGTGATCATCTCATCGCTATTTTCAGCGGGAATAGTCAATACGCTGTGATCACCGGTAGTGCTGAGTCCGGCCGGGTTTTCTGCTACACCGTTTTTATTGCCACGGGCTAAAAGTGTCAGTGGGTTCGCCTCAATTTCAATTGTGCTGGTGGGTGCCGGTACGGCGGTTCCCGCCACTAGTTCATCAGGCATACGGTAAACCTCCCACTCACCATCACCGTAGCTGTGAATGGCATGGAGACCGGCCTGGTAGTCCCAGATGTTGGAGCCGTTGACAACCCGGCGCTGGATAAAGCGATCCATCCCTATCACCCGTTCTGTAATCTCATCCAGCGAGCTGATGAAATTACTTTCACCGATATCGAGTAGCTCATAGCTCTGGTTCTGTTGCAGCGAGACAATACCGCTGTTTTTAAAGTTAACTTTCCAGTCGCTACTCCACCCGCTTTGGTTGCTGTCAATGTAGCCATTAAACAGCATGATTGATGAACCGGCTGGTTGAATGTCGTCCAGGGTGGCTCCTAGTGGAGGATCGTAGTTATAGATAACGAGATGCTGGGCATTGCTCACAGAGCGGCTGCTTAAAGCACCACTGTTAACCTCTATTTCAAATGCACAGCCGGTGGTGAATACACAGCCGCGCTCTATTGAATATTCACGGTAGATTTCCGCAGAAAATAGCTGCTCCATTTCCTCGTCCAGCGTTTGTGCGCTGGCACCTCTTTCGGGTAGGGTCGTGATGCTGTAAAGACGTTTGGGGGTGAAGGCACCATAACTGACGGCATCGATAATCTGAACCAGCACCGTACCACCGCTGCTATTATCAATCGTGATGCTGTTTTTCTGCTCATCTTGATAGCGTCGTGTCCAGACACCGATATCATCTGCGTTGAAATGTGCATCCCAAAGAGGGGTGAACAGGCTGCTCTGGCTTTCGGCAGGTAGCTGTTCAAAGCTTGCCAGCTGGTCGGAGGAGATGTTGTGCAGTAACTCTTCTAAACCACCACTATGCTCGGGGTGCTGTTGTGGGTATTGCTGGCGTGCAACGTCTAGGGTGAAGTTATAGAGCCTGAAGGAGCCGTCGGCACGTTGCTCTTCCATTGCAACCACTTGACCCGCTTCATTACGGGTGAGTGTTAATCCGCTCATGTTGAGGTCAGCGTTGTTGATGATGGCGCGTGCTTTTTGAATCGCATAGAGGGTTTGTGGGTTGCTGCTCTCTTGTTCTGCTGCGAGCAGTAGGCGGTTCAGTACATTGTCCAGCACGACCCCCAGGTTATCTTGTGTGAAATCGACAATGGGCAGGGCGCTGGCAAATGCCTGTGTACTGCTCACTATTTGTTGACCGCTCTCAATAAAAAACGGCAGTAGTTGGGGCAGGGCGCTTAATATTGTGCTCTGTATCCGGCTCGGGTTTTCGATGCTACTGCCCATGAGGGTGAGTAGCTGCATGAACTGGGCTAGCTCGGTACGCCGGCTGATGCCACTGGGGTCACACAACTGTACATTTTGGTACAGGATATTAAGCTGCTCGATGAGTGCCGGTAGGTTGGGTGATGCTTCTGTTAGCTGGCGAGCCATTGAGAGGGTAGTGCTGATGTTGGATAAACCCAGCTTTTGACACTGCGACAGTATGGAAAGATCCTGTACTTCGTTGATCATCGCCAGGGGTAATGCATACAGATCCACCACACTTAGGTCACCGCTTGCAATCGCTTCGGTATTCTCAATCAGTGGTTGAAGCTCACGCATCAGTACGATGTGCAGATCGAGCAGCTCCGCCGCTTGCGTAGATTGGGATTGAACCAGCTCACGCATGGCGGCAGGAATAGCCTGGGCCAACTTCATAACCGCTTGAGTGCTGATCGTCTGATTTTCGGATTGACTTAAATCGTCCCCCAGCGCTGTGAAGCTCACGGCTAGCTTTTGTAAGACGGTTTTAATTTCTGCAACCTGTGAGGGTAAGTCTTGTGGCGATAGCGCTTGCAGTGTTTCGATGGTGAGTTCAACTGAGCGCAATGCCCAGGCAATTTGATTGCCGTAGTTGTTGGCCAGAGAGCCATCCAGTGGCTGGAGGCTGTGTGCGGCAATTTTAAGTGCTGCACGGGCGGCGGCGGGTAGTTGCAGTGGTGATTGATTGCACCCCTGTAGCCCCGCATCGGCATCTACCATGCTGCTCAGTGTCTGTTGTAAAAATGTGGCTATCTCATCAGGGTTACTCGGTAGTGTCTGTAGCGCTCTTATCATGGCGCGGGAAAGGTTGACTGGTGCGTCAATGAGGGGTGCCGCGTCAGCAAATCCGGACTGTTTCAGTAAGGGCTGAATGGCATTAGATTGTTGGCATAATAGGTCGGCAAGCTGGCCCGTCAGCAGAGAAATCGCCGCTGCGTTGTGGTTACTTTTGAGACCTTGTGCCATTTGAATGGAGGCATCGGCCAGGTCAAATGAGAGATCCATTAGCTGGCTAGCCTCTTCTGCGTCTAACCCACTTAAACCCTCATCCACCCCTTGTACGGCCTTCAGGCTGCGGGCAGCGTTGACGGTTTTTTGTGAGATACGCAGGAAGTCATTGAAGGGAATCGACGCGTTGTTATCCAGTAAAGTGCGTGAGGCGGTGACCACTACATGGGCTACCGACAAGGCCGCATTTTTTTTGTCGTTTAGGGTGATTTGAGTGCCATCAGGGAGTTGCAGCGGGGGCGCGCCACTCATCTCATAGGCGGCATCTAGGTTAACGCCCATTAATAATGGAATACCGATATCCAGTGTGTGCAGGCTGATGCTGGCGACCTCTTCCGGGGTTAGCTTTTCAAACTGGGTGATTGAGCCGGCTATGCGAACCAATAGTGAAGAGATATCCAGCAGGAGTGCCTGATCATCGGTGCAGTCACTGCGCTCCTGACAAATTGTCATCAGTAGGTCGATACCCGAGCCGGTCATTGACAGCCCGCTACCCACGGCGTGGCGAATGGTGTCGGCTCCAGCGCCAGCAGTACCCGCCGTTGCCGCCACTGCGACGGCAACCGCTTGAATAAAGGTGACCGTCTCGGTGCCTAGTTTAATCACCTTTTCGCCAGTGCCATCCACACCGGTTGCCGCAGAAATGACCGCACCGCCAAGCTTGGTCACCGTTTCCATACCCTGTAATCCGGCAATAGCGGCTTTAAATATGTCGACACCCGTCCCCAGTCCAATGCGCTCATAGGCCTTGATGGTGGCATTGTTATTACCCGTCCAGCGCCCTGGGCTGACCAGCGCTTGCGAAGAGTGTAAGCCCGCCTCTGCTAACCCTTTAATGGAGACAGCGTTAATGATGATTAAATCAGCGCTGCCCACAAAGGCTTTGAACGGTTTTTGTTCAATGGAAGCATCGCTGGGTACGTCGTTAATATTTTCAATATATTTGCTCGCTAACGTCTCATTCATTGCGTAGCTGTTGATAAAGGCCAACTGAACATTGACTTTGATCGCCCCTTCACCGTAATCACCCTGTTGCAGGGTGGTGATTTCAGGCACTTGTGCGCCTAGTGCGGTGTGGGCAATGGTGACATTATGCGAGCCAAATACCTTGAAAAAAACCGTACCTTCAACCTCAACCAAGGGTTGTGCGGTGGCGGTCGAGTCACTTGGTTTAAAATAGGGGAGAAATTTAATCTCAGATGCTTCAAAGGGTTGGCCAATGAAAAACAGCGACTCTTCTCCGGGGTAAACCCGGGTCTGTGCCAGCTGCCCATTGGCTAAAATATCGGTATCAATCGTGAACGGGGCCGCGCCTCCTTCGGCAACAAACTCATGACTGCCGAGGTTGTCAGCAACTTCCAGTGTTAACTTCATGTCGCTGAGCTTGATGCGCTGAGTTTCGCGGTCGTAGATGATGGGTGGTGGCGTTGATGCGAGTGTCTGGTGGACAGTGAAACGGGGCACTTGTGCGGTGAACGGTGCTGCTGTCGGCACTCCTTGCCCGCTCTGTTCAGGCATTTTAAGACGTGCGTACCAGTAACTCAGGTTCAGCTCACCACTCTCTGGCAGTGTGACACCATTAGCAGGAATCAGCAGCGCCGCCTGTTGATCCAGCTTGCCCGAGAAGGGGAGCCGTTGGTCAACCGGGTAGGGAATGTTTAACGTCCCATTGACCGCAGAATTAACCAGGGCAGAGTCTGTAAATTGCAGCCACAACATTGAAATTGAGGTATCAAAACCATTCAGCTCATAGCGGGCGCTCTCCTGTTGCTCTCGCCACTGCCCTTGCAATCCATTGCGGGTAATCAGAAAAGCCCCTTGGCCTCCTGTCGGGTCGTGCTCCGCATCACCTAAGGGATACCACCCCTTGGAGAGCTCGCCACCCGTTGCCAGCAGGCCCGACTGTTTTTTAAGTGCCGACAGTAGCTGGTTTTGCCACCGCTCGATATTTTCTGTATTCACAACCGCGGTGTTTGGTTGGGCTGAGCCACCGATCAACAGCTGTAACGAGGCCGGTTGGTAGTTGAAGCTATCCACGCTGAACTGTACTGTTTCATTGTTTCTGATTTCGCTCTGAAAATGGTGTTCGTCATGGCGACTGCGTACCAGATGGTTGAAGTAGAAGGGGGCGGTGGCTTGTACTGGCGAGTGGTCACTGCTCGCCAGCTGTGCGTAACCCGAAAAATCGACCCCGCCCACCTGTGAATTTTGCAAGCTGAACAGACCGCCGGTGATGGCCAGTTTGAAGCCAAACGGTTGCAGCAGTGTGAACTCTTTAGCCGGCTTTTGGTTAAAAAAGGGGGCAACGTCAGCAATGGGTTCGATCGCTATCTGCTCTCCCGATAGCGCACCCTTTTCGAAAGAGAGCCACGGGGCTTTGCCATAGATAAAGGCGTTCTCTGGGTTGGCGGTGCTAAAGAGGCCGTTGCCTTGGTTTACCCTCACTCTGACCGTGGCATTGTGCAGGCCGATGCCGGTAAAGTTAGCCTGATTGATATAACCGGTGTAGTTAAGGTGTGGGGATGCATCGACAACCAGTGTGCTGCCCGGTAGGCGCAGCGCCAAGTCATCATTATTGATGGGCAGGTCTGGCCGGCTGTTATTAAAGCGATGCTCGGCAATGAACTCGCCACCATTGAATATCTTGACCTGATCAAAGGTCACTTTTGAGGTCGGTGATATCAGGTAGTCGAGCTGCGCCACGGCACCGCTGAGACCGATGGAGAGATCGCGCAACGTGTGAGTATGGTCATAGAGGTGCAAGCGTGGAAGCAAGGTTTGTGATGCTTTTTTGAGCTGAAGTGTACCGCCACTAAGGTTGGCGTGTAGTGGGTTACTCATGGTGAGCAGAATATTGTCAAATAGCAGTGGAATGTGGCGGTTGCTCTGGTCGCCCTGCCATTTCGTGCGGGCCTCTCCACTGAGTGTTGCTTGCCGGGGAGATGTACTGATTATGGCACTGTCGCTGTGCAGGGGTGTTTGTACTTCAGCAATAAAACCAGCGGCATGGATATATTTGGGATACCCACCCGGCAGTGTGGCGTATAAGTCCGCCGCTTCACCCATATCATTGAGGGTAATTTGGTACTGTCCTGACTCTGGAATGGTCCAGCTCGGACTGGTGAGTATACCTTCATAGCCGGTGGTAAAAGTCACTTCGCCAATTGAAAAGGGGTCACCCTGTGGCTGCCCATGTTGATTCAATGGCTGTGCAATAAACTGTAACGGGTGGTCGCGGTAAGTGATGCTTCTTCTGTTGGCTAATTCTCTGACACAACGGCCAGTGGGGCCATCAAACCACGCGCCCAAACCTTTATCTTTGAAGAATGCGTTAAAGGTGATCTGCTCTCCCTGATCGAAGGAGAAATACCCCTGTTGCAGCAGCGATTGTGTGGTTTCGGCTGAGCCACTGCGCGATGCCGAGACCATGCGGCTGAATGCCAGGTTTTTATCGGCGCTGCCTTCACCACACCGGAAAGGGTCGGTAATGGGGTAGCGGTTGGTGGCCTGCTGGAACTCATTAAAATCCAGTGAATCCAGACGCAGTAGTGGCTCAATAGTGAGGTTAATAGCGGCTTCATCCAGCACAGCGACATTATCAACCAATCGGGTGGTTAGGCTTTGCAGTAAGGTATCGTAGGTGGTGGTCGCCTCCAGCGTGATAGAGAGTGAGGTGTTTTTACCAGCATCAAGCGATACCGGGAAAGCGCCCACCAGCCTATTTTTTTTGTAGACCTCCAGTGTCAAATCATTGCGATGGCGAGTGCTGCTGTTTTGAATTTCAAGTTGTAGCTGATGGGGTTCACCGGCGGCCACTTTGCCACTGCTTATGATGGACTGGCTTTTGATCAGTCGATGGCTGATGGTGGAGGTCTGTTGTATTGGGCTTGCGAATGGCGACTCGGTGGGTGCCATATCCCGGGCGCTGATGTTTTTTATGAACAGACCACCGGGTTCATTCGCTGGCAACACCTCAAAATGCGCCCACTCCGTTGTGCGAGGGGATCGCTTTTTGTTAACAAAGAAACCCTTTACCCGCCAGCGATAAGCGCCGGGTGAGAGCTTGCTGCGCTGCATTTGTGTGGGTGAATAGAGATCATCCTTGCTCATGGCTTTCAAGACAGTTTGGGCGCGGTTATATTTTGTTGCCAGTCGCTCGACTTCTAATTGATAAGCCCGGAAATCATCATCTCCTTGCCAGCGAAAATAGAAACTTTGCGCATTAACCGCCATCTTTTGCGGGAACATCAATTTAAATGAGCCATCTGACTGTAGCTCATTGATACCATCAGCAACAAAATAGCGGATAGCCTGCACCGATTGGTCAGCCACCCCTGCACTGTTAATCAGTTGTAGTGTGACACGGTGATAACCCCGCTCGAACGTTGGCAAATCAACCTTGTTCCAGTTTGAGCGTATTTCGATCTCTTTACCAAAAGTAAGCAGCATGACTTGTTGGGAGATAACACGATCATCCACCAACCAACGTACCGTTAAAGGCCCATTACCCACATATTTAAAGCGTGCCGTAGCGTAGAATCCTTTGCTTGCTCGCTTCACACTCTGTGAGGTGCGCTGGTTGGGGAAGGTTAGCTCAACACGCTCAACAAAAACCTGATCTGAAACAGTTGATGCGGTTTTTTCGCTACCCTCAATATCCACCACAACCTCAATGGCCGCCGGTGCGCTTGAGGTGTAATATAAAACAAGTATGAAAAGTATGAAGTGACTAATTTTAAAGAGGTTTCTCAATACCCTTAATCTCCCTTTTTGGTATATTCCACAAGTGTGATGATGTTGAATTTTTTGGAAGGACGCAGTGATGCCGCCTGCCAGTTGGGTGCTGACTCTACCCCCATTTTTTCAATGGCGGGTAGTACGAAAGTACTGACCTTGACGGACTGATTTACGATAGGCTGTTTGAAGAAAATAACGTGAAATAACAGCGCGCTCAGTTTTTAGTATGGCGTAAACAAAAACAAGACGACCTACCCAACGCTATTCGAGACAAGGCGCTATTGAGAGTACGGTCGGGTAATGGTGATCCCGTGAAAATACTGCTGTTAGATGATCATCCGCTGTTTCGCAAAGGCATTGCGCAGACTCTGCGTGACCTCGACCCCTCTCATCGGGTGGTAGAGGCCAATACCGCCGAGCAGGCGCTGGAGATGTTGAAGGTAGAGCCCGGTATCGACGGGGTGTTTCTTGATCTCACTTTGTCGGATATGAGTGGGTTTGATTTTTTATCTGAACTGCGTGAACAGCGCATTCCGGTACCGGTGATCATTCTCTCGGCCAATGAAGCCCCAGAGATTGTAGACCGTGGCTTGCGCGCAGGGGCGAGTGGGTATTTGACCAAAGCGGTTGCCGGTGAAGAGATCGCCGCGGCGTTGCGCGCACTGGAATCAACCGGCAGTTATATTTCATGTTCGTTGAGGCAGCCGTTGAACCATTACCGGGCAGAGCAGAGTGAGGTCAATGGTTTGCTGGGTACCGCATTGACCCGGCGGCAGCGGCAGGTGTTGGCGCTTCTGGCTCAAGGGTTGAGTAACCTACAGATTGCCAGCACACTGAAGATTTCAGAGAGTACTGTTAAGGGTCATGT
Encoded proteins:
- a CDS encoding response regulator transcription factor, whose product is MKILLLDDHPLFRKGIAQTLRDLDPSHRVVEANTAEQALEMLKVEPGIDGVFLDLTLSDMSGFDFLSELREQRIPVPVIILSANEAPEIVDRGLRAGASGYLTKAVAGEEIAAALRALESTGSYISCSLRQPLNHYRAEQSEVNGLLGTALTRRQRQVLALLAQGLSNLQIASTLKISESTVKGHVSTLFSIFNADNRTQCVNEARKYHLLNE